Below is a window of Polyangiaceae bacterium DNA.
CGGCGGCTTCCGCCGCGCGGGTCTGGGTCTCTTTCTCCGCCTTGCGCTCGCGGCGGCGCTCGGCCTTGTCACGCTGATGCTCTTGTCGCGAGAGCTCTTTCTGTCGCTTCTTGACGCTCGGATTGCCAGCCATTCCGTCCTCCGTGTTTCGTCACTCGTCTCCGTCGGGTGCGGTTCGCGACAGCCACCTCGCTCGGGCAACGACGTAGGCGCGTCGTGCCATGGTCTCGCGGTCGGGCTCCACGCCGCGCGTCGCGGTGCGCGTGCAGCCGCTGACGCGGGCGCGCGCTTCACTCATCGTTCCAGGCCAACCACCGGCGATGGGGCGGCCTTCTCTCTTCAGTGCATCGATGCGGGCTTCCGCCCAAGCTTGCCCGATGGCCTCGACCTCGCGGTCGAGCGCGTCGCGCTGCCGTGAGGCCGTGGCCTTCGAGCTGCTTTCGGCCGCGCCGGGCGGCGCGGCACCGGCCGCACCGCCGCGATCGCGGACGTCTGACATCAGGAGCGGCCCCAGCCGCCGCCGCCACCGCCGAAGCCGCGGCCACCGCCGCCGCCTCCGCCGCCGCCGCTACGCGGACGGCGCTCTTCCGCCTCGTTCACCTTCAGCGCGCGGCCGTCGAGGTCGGCGCCGTTCAGCTGCGCGATGGCGCGCTGGGCGTCGTCCGACGACGCCATGGTGACGAAGCCGAAGCCGCGCGAGCGGCCCGACTCGCGGTCGATGATCAGTTTGGCTTCGGTGACCGAGCCGACCTTCGCGAACACGTCCATCAGGACGTCCTCGGTGGTGTGGAATGCCAGGTTGCCTACGTACAGTCGGTTGCTCATGTGCTTGCTCTCTCGAACCTCGGTTTGATGCGGGCCGACGCATCAGGAACCGAGAACCCAACACGCCGGAGGCAGCTAGTGCTGCCACCACAGGATCGCTGTCGGGG
It encodes the following:
- a CDS encoding RNA-binding protein yields the protein MSNRLYVGNLAFHTTEDVLMDVFAKVGSVTEAKLIIDRESGRSRGFGFVTMASSDDAQRAIAQLNGADLDGRALKVNEAEERRPRSGGGGGGGGGRGFGGGGGGWGRS